The Deltaproteobacteria bacterium genome has a segment encoding these proteins:
- a CDS encoding LptF/LptG family permease, giving the protein MTRINRAILKELFPSVIAGVLIFTLIVIAQQLIKISDYIIAGGVPPLEIGKLILYSLPAFLEISIPVSLILGVTITFSRLSIDSELVAIRSSGISIRQLLPPVVVTSLICFFGLLYLTLYGAAAGYNNLFTTVRKLSYYGSREIIKEGVFIKLTDTTLIYVEHMSPDGANLNRIMISEKKNFDEPIIITAQNGERVPSREKEEGGLLLSNGIMDQKIAKNDAHHVVTFEKLSFNIDGGEGKASLHVKKPKEMSVAEILKVIRKGGTSRNRMVDLIFSLNRRLSLPFSCIVFAFFAVPLGSVQRSRGKSSSLIITGVMVFIYYLFLGVAKSLKNASPALSIGIIWFPNILFGLVTVIVFTWMEKDPSFADKFRKLTGMKS; this is encoded by the coding sequence ATGACGAGAATAAACCGCGCAATACTGAAAGAACTTTTCCCCTCTGTCATCGCCGGCGTCCTCATTTTCACCCTTATCGTGATTGCCCAGCAGCTCATCAAGATTTCAGATTATATCATCGCAGGGGGCGTCCCACCCCTTGAAATCGGAAAGCTCATTCTCTACTCCCTCCCTGCATTCCTGGAGATAAGCATACCGGTGTCGCTGATCCTCGGCGTGACGATCACCTTCTCACGGCTCTCCATTGACAGCGAACTCGTGGCCATCAGATCATCCGGCATAAGCATCAGACAGCTTTTACCTCCCGTTGTCGTTACTTCTCTCATCTGCTTTTTCGGCCTTCTCTACCTGACCCTATATGGGGCGGCAGCTGGCTATAACAACCTTTTCACGACGGTACGGAAACTATCTTACTACGGGTCGAGGGAAATCATCAAAGAGGGTGTATTCATCAAGCTCACCGATACGACGCTCATCTACGTTGAGCACATGAGCCCTGACGGAGCGAATTTGAACAGAATCATGATATCGGAAAAGAAAAACTTCGACGAACCGATAATCATAACCGCCCAAAATGGAGAGAGGGTCCCCTCCCGGGAAAAGGAAGAGGGTGGGCTCCTCCTGAGCAACGGAATCATGGACCAGAAAATCGCGAAAAACGATGCACACCACGTGGTAACCTTTGAAAAGCTCTCGTTCAACATAGACGGCGGCGAGGGGAAAGCCTCCCTTCATGTGAAAAAGCCCAAAGAGATGTCGGTGGCGGAAATACTCAAAGTCATCAGAAAGGGGGGGACCTCCAGAAACAGGATGGTCGATCTCATATTCTCCCTCAACCGGAGGCTATCCCTCCCCTTCTCCTGCATCGTTTTCGCCTTTTTCGCCGTTCCCCTGGGATCGGTGCAGAGGAGCAGGGGAAAATCGTCATCCCTCATCATCACCGGCGTAATGGTGTTTATATACTACCTTTTTCTCGGAGTGGCCAAGAGTTTAAAGAACGCATCCCCCGCGCTGTCCATTGGAATAATATGGTTCCCCAATATCCTGTTTGGCCTCGTGACGGTAATTGTCTTTACGTGGATGGAAAAAGATCCATCCTTCGCCGATAAATTCCGGAAGCTGACGGGGATGAAAAGTTGA